TCTTGCGGTGAAGAAAACTCCTGAGCTTATTCCTATGTGCCACCAGATCCCAATTACCAAGGTGGACGTAGATTTTTCAATTCATGAGAACATCGTTCGTGCAACTGTAGAGGTGCGTTCCGTTGGAAAAACAGGTGTTGAGATGGAGGCTCTCACAGGAGTTTCAGTTGCCCTGCTGACAGTGTGGGATATGGTCAAGTCTGCGGAGAAAGATGAGACGGGTAATTATCCTGCTACCGGAATTCAAAACATCAAGGTTCTTGAGAAAGTCAAAATGAACCAAAACTAATGTATTTGAGGGATGCATTAGGAAGCATTCAAAATTACACTGATCAATTATCAAACTTAAATATCAATTAAATCTTAAAGAGGTAAATTATTTGAAAATTATAGGAGGACCAGCATCCCAGGCTCTTTCATCAAGGGTTGCAAGAGAACTTAATATTGAGCCTACTGTATGTGACTTCACAAAGTTCCCGGATGGTG
The sequence above is a segment of the uncultured Methanolobus sp. genome. Coding sequences within it:
- the moaC gene encoding cyclic pyranopterin monophosphate synthase MoaC produces the protein MEATFTHIENDRAVMVDISKKDIVVRKAIASGEIVLNDATIEKIRTGTVEKGNVFSTARVASILAVKKTPELIPMCHQIPITKVDVDFSIHENIVRATVEVRSVGKTGVEMEALTGVSVALLTVWDMVKSAEKDETGNYPATGIQNIKVLEKVKMNQN